From Xyrauchen texanus isolate HMW12.3.18 chromosome 36, RBS_HiC_50CHRs, whole genome shotgun sequence, one genomic window encodes:
- the LOC127629447 gene encoding POU Class 2 homeobox-associating factor 3-like isoform X1, with protein sequence MFIFSADKPKVYQGVRVKTTVKELLQKHRALQAQKITMKSQAMDGRNDCSATLNTHLDIFSERQAPESYFQTRPYTENANIQMENAFDHQQMMNMMPPETFSGSNIVCPTSAQWSNGYIPSNTDIYGANLVSSSPSDSLNLPSPVDYNSYSPPQSHSSSSSCYSSPTRMDLSSNFSPENYHYQHCNLQHCFCLSHWSSLQDGMPTSEYAPYGSSDCMFSYSDDNYFRRNISNSDMCYL encoded by the exons atgtttattttttcagcagATAAACCCAAGGTATACCAAGGTGTGCGTGTGAAGACGACCGTTAAGGAGTTACTGCAGAAACACAGAGCCCTGCAGGCACAGAAAATCACAATG AAATCACAAGCCATGGATGGTCGCAATGACTGCTCTGCAACCTTGAATA CTCATCTTGATATCTTCTCTGAGAGGCAAGCTCCAGAGTCCTATTTTCAGACACGTCCCTATACTGAAAATGCCAACATCCAGATGGAGAATGCGTTTGATCATCAACAGATGATGAACATGATGCCACCTGAGACTTTCAGCGGCAGTAATATCGTGTGTCCCACATCTGCGCAGTGGTCAAATGGATATATACCTTCAAATACGGACATCTATGGTGCCAACCTG GTTTCGAGCTCACCATCAGACTCCTTAAATTTACCCAGTCCTGTCGATTACAACAGTTATTCCCCCCCTCAGTCACACTCTTCATCTTCATCGTGTTACAGCTCCCCAACACGGATGGATTTGAGCTCCAATTTCTCTCCAGAAAATTACCACTATCAGCATTGTAACCTACAGCATTGCTTTTGTCTGTCGCACTGGTCCAGTCTGCAGGATGGCATGCCGACCTCAGAATATGCGCCATATGGCTCATCAGACTGTATGTTTTCATATAGTGACGACAATTATTTCAGAAGGAATATTTCAAACTCAGATATGTGTTACTTGTAA
- the LOC127629447 gene encoding POU Class 2 homeobox-associating factor 3-like isoform X2, whose protein sequence is MSADKPKVYQGVRVKTTVKELLQKHRALQAQKITMKSQAMDGRNDCSATLNTHLDIFSERQAPESYFQTRPYTENANIQMENAFDHQQMMNMMPPETFSGSNIVCPTSAQWSNGYIPSNTDIYGANLVSSSPSDSLNLPSPVDYNSYSPPQSHSSSSSCYSSPTRMDLSSNFSPENYHYQHCNLQHCFCLSHWSSLQDGMPTSEYAPYGSSDCMFSYSDDNYFRRNISNSDMCYL, encoded by the exons ATGTCTG cagATAAACCCAAGGTATACCAAGGTGTGCGTGTGAAGACGACCGTTAAGGAGTTACTGCAGAAACACAGAGCCCTGCAGGCACAGAAAATCACAATG AAATCACAAGCCATGGATGGTCGCAATGACTGCTCTGCAACCTTGAATA CTCATCTTGATATCTTCTCTGAGAGGCAAGCTCCAGAGTCCTATTTTCAGACACGTCCCTATACTGAAAATGCCAACATCCAGATGGAGAATGCGTTTGATCATCAACAGATGATGAACATGATGCCACCTGAGACTTTCAGCGGCAGTAATATCGTGTGTCCCACATCTGCGCAGTGGTCAAATGGATATATACCTTCAAATACGGACATCTATGGTGCCAACCTG GTTTCGAGCTCACCATCAGACTCCTTAAATTTACCCAGTCCTGTCGATTACAACAGTTATTCCCCCCCTCAGTCACACTCTTCATCTTCATCGTGTTACAGCTCCCCAACACGGATGGATTTGAGCTCCAATTTCTCTCCAGAAAATTACCACTATCAGCATTGTAACCTACAGCATTGCTTTTGTCTGTCGCACTGGTCCAGTCTGCAGGATGGCATGCCGACCTCAGAATATGCGCCATATGGCTCATCAGACTGTATGTTTTCATATAGTGACGACAATTATTTCAGAAGGAATATTTCAAACTCAGATATGTGTTACTTGTAA
- the LOC127629447 gene encoding POU Class 2 homeobox-associating factor 3-like isoform X3, which yields MSDKPKVYQGVRVKTTVKELLQKHRALQAQKITMKSQAMDGRNDCSATLNTHLDIFSERQAPESYFQTRPYTENANIQMENAFDHQQMMNMMPPETFSGSNIVCPTSAQWSNGYIPSNTDIYGANLVSSSPSDSLNLPSPVDYNSYSPPQSHSSSSSCYSSPTRMDLSSNFSPENYHYQHCNLQHCFCLSHWSSLQDGMPTSEYAPYGSSDCMFSYSDDNYFRRNISNSDMCYL from the exons ATGTCTG ATAAACCCAAGGTATACCAAGGTGTGCGTGTGAAGACGACCGTTAAGGAGTTACTGCAGAAACACAGAGCCCTGCAGGCACAGAAAATCACAATG AAATCACAAGCCATGGATGGTCGCAATGACTGCTCTGCAACCTTGAATA CTCATCTTGATATCTTCTCTGAGAGGCAAGCTCCAGAGTCCTATTTTCAGACACGTCCCTATACTGAAAATGCCAACATCCAGATGGAGAATGCGTTTGATCATCAACAGATGATGAACATGATGCCACCTGAGACTTTCAGCGGCAGTAATATCGTGTGTCCCACATCTGCGCAGTGGTCAAATGGATATATACCTTCAAATACGGACATCTATGGTGCCAACCTG GTTTCGAGCTCACCATCAGACTCCTTAAATTTACCCAGTCCTGTCGATTACAACAGTTATTCCCCCCCTCAGTCACACTCTTCATCTTCATCGTGTTACAGCTCCCCAACACGGATGGATTTGAGCTCCAATTTCTCTCCAGAAAATTACCACTATCAGCATTGTAACCTACAGCATTGCTTTTGTCTGTCGCACTGGTCCAGTCTGCAGGATGGCATGCCGACCTCAGAATATGCGCCATATGGCTCATCAGACTGTATGTTTTCATATAGTGACGACAATTATTTCAGAAGGAATATTTCAAACTCAGATATGTGTTACTTGTAA
- the LOC127629447 gene encoding uncharacterized protein LOC127629447 isoform X4, whose translation MKSQAMDGRNDCSATLNTHLDIFSERQAPESYFQTRPYTENANIQMENAFDHQQMMNMMPPETFSGSNIVCPTSAQWSNGYIPSNTDIYGANLVSSSPSDSLNLPSPVDYNSYSPPQSHSSSSSCYSSPTRMDLSSNFSPENYHYQHCNLQHCFCLSHWSSLQDGMPTSEYAPYGSSDCMFSYSDDNYFRRNISNSDMCYL comes from the exons ATG AAATCACAAGCCATGGATGGTCGCAATGACTGCTCTGCAACCTTGAATA CTCATCTTGATATCTTCTCTGAGAGGCAAGCTCCAGAGTCCTATTTTCAGACACGTCCCTATACTGAAAATGCCAACATCCAGATGGAGAATGCGTTTGATCATCAACAGATGATGAACATGATGCCACCTGAGACTTTCAGCGGCAGTAATATCGTGTGTCCCACATCTGCGCAGTGGTCAAATGGATATATACCTTCAAATACGGACATCTATGGTGCCAACCTG GTTTCGAGCTCACCATCAGACTCCTTAAATTTACCCAGTCCTGTCGATTACAACAGTTATTCCCCCCCTCAGTCACACTCTTCATCTTCATCGTGTTACAGCTCCCCAACACGGATGGATTTGAGCTCCAATTTCTCTCCAGAAAATTACCACTATCAGCATTGTAACCTACAGCATTGCTTTTGTCTGTCGCACTGGTCCAGTCTGCAGGATGGCATGCCGACCTCAGAATATGCGCCATATGGCTCATCAGACTGTATGTTTTCATATAGTGACGACAATTATTTCAGAAGGAATATTTCAAACTCAGATATGTGTTACTTGTAA
- the LOC127629763 gene encoding POU class 2 homeobox associating-factor 2-like isoform X1, translating to MFLNLKSAVETSKTSRNQQDFQSCDCISLIQECSKRVYQGVRVKHTVKDLLAEKRSQQTNGPHYTGVSTPQSPFVQMTGSHMLPSYYGMRRPFISDTEFCPSTKPFPADVYPSALTGKSLSCDTGCMSGYSSLIDSYYPESFGDYRSTPFSSGGSTIFSPSALTSLLPSYSSDPSHYLLRDSWETTGTEMAEGLCGDGLAPMPQSAPSSLVNSENASPTQFRSSSRGSSMTSSQSYSLHSLDEANYQSPFQSTSSSFASPPFMTESASKMIVPPSEDTETAPPALSESLAWAKEDTASTWSQYEVRRAF from the exons ATGTTTCTTAATTTAAAGAGTGCTGTCGAAACCAGCAAGACTTCACGAAACCAGCAAGACTTTCAGAGTTGTGACTGTATCTCTTTGATCCAAG AATGTTCGAAAAGAGTCTATCAGGGTGTCCGGGTCAAGCACACAGTGAAAGATCTGCTTGCAGAAAAGAGGTCACAGCAAACGAATGGGCCACACTACACT GGTGTATCTACTCCTCAGAGTCCATTTGTTCAAATGACAG GTTCTCACATGCTTCCGAGTTACTATGGCATGAGAAGACCTTTCATTTCGGACACTGAGTTTTGCCCCTCAACAAAACCATTTCCTGCCGACGTGTACCCCTCAGCACTGACAGGGAAGTCTCTCTCATGCGACACTGGATGCATGTCTGGCTATTCCTCTCTCATAGACAGCTACTACCCAGAGTCTTTTGGAGACTACCGTAGCACACCTTTCTCCAGCGGAGGAAGCACAATATTCTCACCCTCTGCGTTGACGTCTTTGCTTCCTTCTTACTCCAGTGACCCTTCACATTATTTGCTG AGGGATTCTTGGGAGACTACGGGGACAGAGATGGCGGAGGGTTTATGTGGAGATGGTTTGGCTCCCATGCCCCAGTCTGCGCCCAGTTCTCTGGTGAACTCTGAGAATGCCAGCCCGACCCAGTTCCGCTCATCATCCCGAGGTTCTAGTATGACGTCTTCACAGTCATACTCTCTCCATTCACTGGATGAAGCAAATTATCAGTCCCCATTCCAGTCCACCTCCAGCAGCTTTGCATCCCCTCCATTCATGACTGAGTCTGCAAGTAAAATGATAGTGCCGCCCTCAGAGGACACTGAGACTGCCCCTCCAGCCTTGAGCGAGAGCCTGGCATGGGCGAAGGAGGACACTGCTAGCACTTGGTCACAGTATGAGGTCAGGAGGGCATTCTGA
- the LOC127629763 gene encoding POU class 2 homeobox associating-factor 2-like isoform X3 — MTGSHMLPSYYGMRRPFISDTEFCPSTKPFPADVYPSALTGKSLSCDTGCMSGYSSLIDSYYPESFGDYRSTPFSSGGSTIFSPSALTSLLPSYSSDPSHYLLRDSWETTGTEMAEGLCGDGLAPMPQSAPSSLVNSENASPTQFRSSSRGSSMTSSQSYSLHSLDEANYQSPFQSTSSSFASPPFMTESASKMIVPPSEDTETAPPALSESLAWAKEDTASTWSQYEVRRAF, encoded by the exons ATGACAG GTTCTCACATGCTTCCGAGTTACTATGGCATGAGAAGACCTTTCATTTCGGACACTGAGTTTTGCCCCTCAACAAAACCATTTCCTGCCGACGTGTACCCCTCAGCACTGACAGGGAAGTCTCTCTCATGCGACACTGGATGCATGTCTGGCTATTCCTCTCTCATAGACAGCTACTACCCAGAGTCTTTTGGAGACTACCGTAGCACACCTTTCTCCAGCGGAGGAAGCACAATATTCTCACCCTCTGCGTTGACGTCTTTGCTTCCTTCTTACTCCAGTGACCCTTCACATTATTTGCTG AGGGATTCTTGGGAGACTACGGGGACAGAGATGGCGGAGGGTTTATGTGGAGATGGTTTGGCTCCCATGCCCCAGTCTGCGCCCAGTTCTCTGGTGAACTCTGAGAATGCCAGCCCGACCCAGTTCCGCTCATCATCCCGAGGTTCTAGTATGACGTCTTCACAGTCATACTCTCTCCATTCACTGGATGAAGCAAATTATCAGTCCCCATTCCAGTCCACCTCCAGCAGCTTTGCATCCCCTCCATTCATGACTGAGTCTGCAAGTAAAATGATAGTGCCGCCCTCAGAGGACACTGAGACTGCCCCTCCAGCCTTGAGCGAGAGCCTGGCATGGGCGAAGGAGGACACTGCTAGCACTTGGTCACAGTATGAGGTCAGGAGGGCATTCTGA
- the LOC127629763 gene encoding POU class 2 homeobox associating-factor 2-like isoform X2 encodes METECSKRVYQGVRVKHTVKDLLAEKRSQQTNGPHYTGVSTPQSPFVQMTGSHMLPSYYGMRRPFISDTEFCPSTKPFPADVYPSALTGKSLSCDTGCMSGYSSLIDSYYPESFGDYRSTPFSSGGSTIFSPSALTSLLPSYSSDPSHYLLRDSWETTGTEMAEGLCGDGLAPMPQSAPSSLVNSENASPTQFRSSSRGSSMTSSQSYSLHSLDEANYQSPFQSTSSSFASPPFMTESASKMIVPPSEDTETAPPALSESLAWAKEDTASTWSQYEVRRAF; translated from the exons ATGGAAACTG AATGTTCGAAAAGAGTCTATCAGGGTGTCCGGGTCAAGCACACAGTGAAAGATCTGCTTGCAGAAAAGAGGTCACAGCAAACGAATGGGCCACACTACACT GGTGTATCTACTCCTCAGAGTCCATTTGTTCAAATGACAG GTTCTCACATGCTTCCGAGTTACTATGGCATGAGAAGACCTTTCATTTCGGACACTGAGTTTTGCCCCTCAACAAAACCATTTCCTGCCGACGTGTACCCCTCAGCACTGACAGGGAAGTCTCTCTCATGCGACACTGGATGCATGTCTGGCTATTCCTCTCTCATAGACAGCTACTACCCAGAGTCTTTTGGAGACTACCGTAGCACACCTTTCTCCAGCGGAGGAAGCACAATATTCTCACCCTCTGCGTTGACGTCTTTGCTTCCTTCTTACTCCAGTGACCCTTCACATTATTTGCTG AGGGATTCTTGGGAGACTACGGGGACAGAGATGGCGGAGGGTTTATGTGGAGATGGTTTGGCTCCCATGCCCCAGTCTGCGCCCAGTTCTCTGGTGAACTCTGAGAATGCCAGCCCGACCCAGTTCCGCTCATCATCCCGAGGTTCTAGTATGACGTCTTCACAGTCATACTCTCTCCATTCACTGGATGAAGCAAATTATCAGTCCCCATTCCAGTCCACCTCCAGCAGCTTTGCATCCCCTCCATTCATGACTGAGTCTGCAAGTAAAATGATAGTGCCGCCCTCAGAGGACACTGAGACTGCCCCTCCAGCCTTGAGCGAGAGCCTGGCATGGGCGAAGGAGGACACTGCTAGCACTTGGTCACAGTATGAGGTCAGGAGGGCATTCTGA